One stretch of Schlesneria sp. DSM 10557 DNA includes these proteins:
- a CDS encoding aldehyde dehydrogenase, with translation MPTWPNQLYIDGTWVDGAEGRTWTVVNPANGSTLAEVALASPADVDRAVRAARQAFDEGPWPRLDPLERGRMLFRLSEKIRAKIDELALTDTLNVGKPIRDTTGFDIPCAADLFESYAGLPDKIAGKCYGTLPDNVTMQFREPMGVIAAIVPWNFPLTNAAIKLAPILACGNTVVLKPSEVSPLSALMLAELAHEVGIPAGVLNVIHGTGAEAGSALVSHPSIDKITFTGRHQTGVQMLEAAKIGMKGVMLELGGKTPSLVFPDAPIDHVVNGVITGIFYNLGQVCVAGSRLLVHEDLHDDLLERIVAKVQNLRQGDPTDPSNHLGCLATPQHLATVDQFVEGAKHEGARCVQTGKRSSDPRNCFYPPTIFDRVTSQMKIAREEVFGPVLSVLTFRNEEEAVRLANDCDFGLMANLWTADGTRALRIARHLKAGRVAINGGGALRPNVPVFGYKLSGIGAELGYEEAAHEYMNSKAVIYSLGTEKSPWPE, from the coding sequence ATGCCGACTTGGCCCAATCAACTTTACATTGACGGAACCTGGGTCGATGGTGCTGAGGGTCGCACCTGGACTGTCGTAAACCCGGCAAACGGCTCGACACTCGCCGAAGTCGCTCTGGCGAGTCCCGCAGATGTCGACCGAGCTGTCCGGGCCGCTCGCCAGGCCTTTGACGAAGGCCCCTGGCCCCGACTCGATCCGCTCGAGCGTGGGCGGATGCTGTTCCGCCTGTCGGAAAAAATCCGGGCGAAGATCGACGAGTTGGCGCTGACCGACACCTTGAACGTGGGGAAGCCGATCCGCGATACGACCGGCTTTGATATCCCTTGTGCCGCAGACCTGTTCGAAAGCTACGCGGGGCTGCCCGACAAGATCGCCGGGAAGTGCTATGGCACCCTGCCCGACAACGTCACCATGCAGTTCCGCGAGCCGATGGGGGTGATCGCGGCGATTGTCCCCTGGAACTTTCCGCTCACCAATGCGGCCATCAAACTGGCCCCGATTCTGGCGTGCGGCAACACCGTCGTCCTGAAACCGTCAGAGGTATCCCCCCTGTCGGCACTCATGCTGGCCGAACTGGCTCACGAAGTCGGCATCCCGGCCGGTGTCCTGAATGTCATCCATGGCACCGGTGCGGAAGCGGGTTCAGCCCTTGTCAGTCATCCGTCGATCGACAAGATCACCTTCACCGGTCGGCACCAGACCGGGGTGCAGATGCTGGAAGCGGCCAAGATCGGCATGAAGGGAGTGATGCTGGAACTGGGAGGGAAAACTCCGAGTCTCGTGTTCCCCGACGCACCGATCGACCATGTCGTCAACGGAGTCATCACGGGGATTTTCTACAACCTGGGCCAGGTCTGTGTGGCGGGTTCTCGCCTGCTGGTCCATGAAGACCTGCATGATGATCTGCTGGAACGGATCGTCGCCAAGGTGCAGAACCTGCGGCAGGGTGACCCCACGGATCCGAGCAACCACCTCGGCTGTCTCGCCACGCCACAACATCTGGCGACCGTCGATCAGTTCGTCGAAGGTGCGAAACACGAAGGAGCCCGCTGCGTGCAGACGGGCAAACGCTCGTCCGACCCCAGGAACTGCTTCTACCCTCCGACGATCTTCGATCGCGTGACGTCACAGATGAAGATTGCCCGGGAAGAAGTCTTCGGCCCGGTCCTCAGCGTGCTCACCTTCCGCAACGAAGAAGAAGCCGTACGACTGGCCAACGATTGTGATTTCGGCCTGATGGCCAATCTTTGGACAGCGGACGGAACACGAGCACTCCGGATTGCACGTCACCTGAAGGCAGGTCGTGTTGCCATCAACGGCGGCGGGGCCTTGCGTCCCAATGTCCCCGTCTTCGGCTACAAGCTGAGCGGAATCGGGGCGGAACTGGGTTACGAAGAAGCTGCACACGAATACATGAATTCGAAGGCCGTCATTTACTCTCTCGGAACGGAAAAATCTCCATGGCCGGAATAG
- a CDS encoding DSD1 family PLP-dependent enzyme: protein MAGIGAGSGQDARIGLPVTELDTPTLLLDRAASDRNLATMATYFRDRPAKLRPHFKNHKCVTLAKRQIASGAIGMTCAKLAEAEILVEHGIENVLIANQIVGTAKTNRLAQLAKKAHVAAAVDDFEQAVAISQAATAAGSVVNLLIEVDIGMGRCGVAPGEPALELARRLTDLPGIRFAGIQAYEGHLVNVLDRAERTTRARAAMQQAVDTRRLIEGAGIPVGCISGCSSATYNSTGALEGVDEVQAGTYATMDAQYHRLAPEFDIAMSLLVRVISRPAPGKAVLDIGVKGAGCEFGVPKIRDYPDVEIPFFLAEEHTVVNNAPDWKIGEVIQLIPTHACTTCNLHREIVVHENNIVVDIWPIEASGELR from the coding sequence ATGGCCGGAATAGGCGCTGGTTCAGGACAGGACGCACGGATTGGACTGCCGGTCACGGAACTCGACACACCGACTCTGCTACTGGATCGGGCCGCCTCTGATCGGAACCTGGCGACGATGGCCACCTACTTCCGGGATCGGCCTGCGAAGCTGCGCCCACACTTCAAGAATCACAAGTGCGTGACACTCGCCAAACGCCAGATCGCCTCCGGGGCGATCGGGATGACCTGCGCCAAGCTGGCCGAAGCCGAGATCCTGGTGGAGCACGGGATCGAGAATGTTTTGATCGCCAACCAGATCGTGGGGACTGCCAAGACCAATCGCCTGGCCCAACTGGCAAAAAAGGCTCACGTCGCCGCCGCCGTCGATGACTTCGAGCAGGCCGTCGCAATTTCCCAAGCTGCGACCGCCGCCGGCTCTGTCGTCAATCTGCTGATTGAAGTCGACATCGGGATGGGTCGCTGTGGAGTCGCTCCCGGTGAACCGGCACTGGAACTGGCACGACGCCTGACGGACCTGCCCGGCATTCGTTTCGCTGGAATTCAGGCTTATGAAGGGCATCTGGTCAATGTATTGGATCGGGCCGAGCGAACCACGCGCGCTCGTGCGGCGATGCAGCAGGCGGTCGATACGCGCCGTCTGATAGAAGGGGCGGGAATCCCCGTCGGCTGCATCAGCGGTTGCTCCAGTGCCACCTACAATTCCACCGGAGCACTGGAGGGTGTGGATGAAGTCCAGGCGGGAACCTATGCCACGATGGACGCCCAGTACCACCGGCTCGCACCCGAATTCGACATTGCCATGTCCCTGCTGGTCCGGGTCATCAGTCGGCCAGCCCCCGGCAAGGCGGTGCTGGATATCGGCGTGAAGGGGGCAGGCTGTGAGTTTGGCGTTCCGAAGATCCGGGATTACCCGGACGTCGAAATCCCGTTCTTTCTGGCCGAAGAGCACACCGTTGTGAACAACGCTCCCGACTGGAAGATCGGTGAGGTCATCCAGTTGATTCCGACCCACGCCTGCACGACGTGCAACCTGCATCGTGAGATTGTTGTCCACGAGAACAACATCGTCGTCGACATCTGGCCGATCGAAGCTTCGGGTGAACTTCGCTGA
- a CDS encoding pyridoxamine 5'-phosphate oxidase family protein codes for MLIRELSQEECFRVLRRNRLVRLACAHENQPYLVPVYLGLHESTRSLYGFTTLGQKIEWMRSNPRVCVEADEINGVYDWTSVIITGRFEELGEIPEPNDASQRRPERSVSGAGVQIRKQDSHPVNTSDERQRAWQILQAHPEWWEPGCSVWKSRHGQVDKSHLTPIFYRVVIESMTGHQATDGQTTP; via the coding sequence ATGCTGATTCGCGAATTGTCTCAGGAGGAATGCTTTCGAGTGCTCCGCCGCAATCGCCTCGTACGGCTGGCCTGCGCTCATGAGAATCAACCCTATCTCGTTCCGGTCTATCTTGGGCTGCATGAATCCACTCGTTCGCTTTATGGATTCACGACTCTGGGGCAAAAAATCGAATGGATGCGGAGCAATCCTCGTGTTTGCGTCGAAGCCGATGAGATCAACGGGGTCTATGATTGGACGAGTGTCATCATCACGGGGCGGTTTGAGGAACTCGGAGAAATTCCTGAACCGAATGATGCATCCCAGCGGCGGCCAGAGCGTTCTGTCTCTGGTGCCGGGGTGCAAATCCGCAAGCAAGATTCACACCCCGTCAATACGTCGGATGAACGTCAACGCGCATGGCAGATCCTTCAGGCACACCCCGAATGGTGGGAACCGGGGTGCAGTGTCTGGAAGTCACGCCATGGGCAGGTCGACAAGTCGCACCTGACACCGATTTTTTATCGCGTTGTGATTGAGAGTATGACAGGTCATCAGGCAACCGATGGCCAGACAACCCCATAA
- a CDS encoding methyltransferase domain-containing protein, with translation MESAHRSTRGEISPGLVELLRCAGCGAAFQAGSDSLQCSGCGMCVPLEEGIPRFTQDQHLASFGRQWTKYEVAHDDEDRATFQAKTGVRLEDLHGLKVLDAGCGGGRYSKVCGEAGATVIGADHSRAVSKAKQLCAHLPNVSFLQADLKQLPLEPASFDFVFSIGVMHHDADTRSVFDAVAKLVKPGGRYSVWLYRRNQWWQERLNTSLRRHTTQMAPEKLERWCEWGGWLGGIPVVNKVLNKVVNFSAHPNRENRVCDTFDWFAPQYQYHHTEAELLSWFEAAGFTDLRLLPPEKTGAIYRWVYNQNLLIGSGVNVTGIKQNSGS, from the coding sequence TTGGAATCGGCTCATCGATCGACCCGTGGCGAGATTTCGCCCGGCCTTGTGGAACTTCTGCGCTGCGCCGGTTGTGGAGCGGCATTTCAAGCGGGCAGCGACTCCCTTCAGTGCAGCGGCTGCGGGATGTGTGTCCCGCTTGAGGAGGGGATTCCTCGCTTCACTCAGGATCAGCATCTGGCCAGTTTCGGTCGGCAGTGGACGAAATACGAAGTTGCCCATGACGATGAGGACCGTGCCACATTTCAGGCGAAGACAGGCGTTCGCCTGGAGGACCTTCATGGGCTGAAAGTGCTCGATGCCGGTTGTGGCGGAGGACGCTACAGCAAAGTCTGCGGAGAAGCCGGTGCGACCGTGATCGGCGCCGATCACAGTCGGGCCGTCTCCAAGGCAAAACAACTTTGCGCTCATCTGCCGAACGTTTCGTTTCTGCAGGCGGATCTCAAGCAACTGCCGCTTGAGCCTGCTTCGTTCGACTTTGTGTTTTCGATTGGGGTCATGCATCATGATGCCGACACACGGTCGGTGTTTGACGCGGTCGCGAAACTCGTGAAACCGGGAGGACGCTATTCCGTCTGGCTCTACCGCCGCAATCAGTGGTGGCAGGAGCGGCTCAATACAAGTCTTCGTCGTCATACCACGCAAATGGCACCGGAAAAACTGGAACGGTGGTGCGAATGGGGAGGCTGGCTGGGAGGAATTCCAGTGGTCAATAAAGTCCTGAACAAGGTCGTGAATTTCAGTGCTCATCCCAACCGGGAAAACCGTGTCTGCGATACCTTCGACTGGTTTGCTCCCCAGTACCAGTACCACCACACCGAAGCGGAACTCCTGTCATGGTTTGAGGCCGCTGGCTTTACGGACTTGCGATTGCTGCCCCCCGAAAAAACAGGGGCGATCTATCGCTGGGTCTACAACCAGAATCTGCTGATCGGCAGCGGCGTCAACGTGACGGGAATCAAACAAAACTCAGGCTCATAA
- a CDS encoding aldehyde dehydrogenase family protein yields MFDIPILRFGQTYESMEKQPVVHFDTGEPVAQLHQATGAMVKLDLKKSQKAREALRSLSIAQLIGICKSAAKLYLEETLPCGNGSLSPEEFCRMQSATTGLPEHMCATNMRKNAFVLGHMDEVLDALTRGLPYEILEKGYGKESRGVMVSFQATTPVFGMVLPNNSPGVHTLWLPAIPMQIGLCIKPGSQEFWTPYRITEAFFKAGLPREAISVYPGGHDVGGAVMTDCQRAMIFGGQNTVDQHAGNPRISVHGPGFSKIILGDDVVDRWEEYIDLMVDSVIANSGRGCINASGIWASRHTREIADAVAQRLGPIAPLPPNDPKSALAAFTTPGVADAMNAQIDEGCQAEGVTEVTAKYRQGSRLEKRERCDYLRPTVVHCTGPDVPLANTEYMFPFVSVVECPQNKMLSQIKQTLVCTALTEDPKFKQQLLDATNIDRLNIGKVKTMQLNWLQPHEGNIVDFLFRNRAFQDTPPAAH; encoded by the coding sequence ATGTTTGATATTCCCATTCTTCGCTTCGGTCAGACCTACGAGTCAATGGAAAAACAACCGGTCGTGCACTTCGACACGGGGGAACCAGTGGCGCAGCTCCATCAGGCCACCGGAGCCATGGTCAAACTGGACCTGAAGAAATCACAGAAAGCCCGCGAGGCCCTGCGATCACTGTCGATCGCGCAACTGATCGGCATTTGCAAGTCCGCAGCAAAGCTCTATCTGGAAGAAACCCTTCCGTGCGGCAATGGGTCGCTCTCACCCGAAGAATTCTGTCGAATGCAGTCCGCCACCACGGGACTTCCCGAGCACATGTGCGCGACGAACATGCGCAAGAACGCATTCGTCCTCGGACACATGGACGAAGTTCTCGACGCACTGACACGCGGCCTTCCCTACGAGATTCTTGAAAAGGGATACGGAAAAGAATCACGGGGTGTCATGGTTTCCTTCCAGGCGACCACTCCCGTTTTCGGTATGGTGCTGCCGAATAACTCACCCGGCGTTCACACGCTGTGGCTGCCTGCGATTCCGATGCAGATCGGGCTGTGCATCAAGCCCGGCTCACAAGAATTCTGGACCCCTTATCGAATCACGGAAGCCTTCTTCAAAGCGGGACTGCCGCGCGAAGCCATTTCGGTCTATCCCGGTGGCCACGATGTCGGGGGGGCGGTCATGACCGACTGCCAGCGAGCCATGATTTTCGGTGGCCAGAACACCGTCGATCAGCACGCGGGAAATCCTCGCATTTCCGTCCACGGCCCCGGCTTTTCCAAGATCATTCTCGGCGACGACGTCGTAGACCGTTGGGAAGAGTACATCGATCTGATGGTCGACAGCGTCATCGCCAACAGCGGTCGAGGCTGTATCAATGCCAGCGGAATCTGGGCTTCGCGCCATACCCGTGAGATTGCCGACGCGGTCGCACAGCGTCTGGGCCCCATCGCACCACTCCCTCCGAACGACCCGAAATCGGCTCTTGCCGCATTCACCACCCCTGGTGTGGCTGACGCGATGAATGCTCAGATTGATGAAGGTTGCCAGGCCGAGGGTGTCACGGAAGTCACTGCCAAGTATCGTCAGGGAAGCCGACTCGAAAAGCGAGAACGGTGCGACTACCTCCGTCCTACCGTTGTGCATTGCACCGGCCCCGATGTCCCCCTGGCGAATACCGAGTATATGTTCCCGTTCGTCTCGGTTGTCGAATGCCCGCAGAACAAGATGCTCAGCCAGATCAAACAGACTCTGGTCTGTACCGCCCTGACCGAAGATCCCAAGTTCAAGCAGCAGTTGCTCGACGCGACCAACATTGACCGCTTGAACATTGGCAAGGTGAAGACCATGCAACTGAACTGGCTTCAGCCGCATGAAGGGAACATCGTCGATTTCCTCTTCCGGAATCGCGCGTTCCAGGATACTCCACCCGCTGCACACTGA
- a CDS encoding PQQ-binding-like beta-propeller repeat protein — protein MRTTEFCRVCWCALFCCLSMALASMASAGEKGIADFPRLSAENDWPWWRGPQRNGIARSAPVPTTFSETQNLTWKVPVPGRGHASPTVVGTRIFLATADDKQQVHSILGFDRRTGKQLWKTDVNQGGFPEKNHEKNTEATPTIASDGERVFATFYHHDKIELLALDFDGQLIWKKDVGPFYPKMYEYGYAPSPILYQDSVIVAAEYDGDASFLTAFDRKTGEQRWRAARPRMVSYSSPVIGNVAGKDQLLISGALKVSSYDPVDGKALWSIEGTTAATCGTMVWEGDTVFASGGYPKSETIAVKADGSGKVVWKNNQKCYEQSMLAHKGYLYALTDNGILYCWRASDGKEMWKERLKGPISASPVLAGDHIYWANELGTMYVFRANPDKFELVAENQIGTDSFPSPAICGGQIFLRVATGTGTERQEWLYCFARQD, from the coding sequence GTGAGAACCACAGAATTTTGTCGCGTCTGCTGGTGTGCCCTGTTCTGTTGTCTGAGCATGGCGCTGGCGTCGATGGCCAGCGCCGGGGAAAAAGGGATTGCCGACTTTCCCCGGCTCTCGGCAGAGAATGACTGGCCCTGGTGGCGAGGTCCACAGCGGAACGGGATCGCCCGTAGCGCACCGGTTCCGACAACATTCAGTGAAACGCAGAACCTGACCTGGAAAGTCCCCGTACCCGGCCGGGGACATGCATCGCCCACAGTCGTCGGGACCCGCATTTTTCTCGCCACGGCCGACGACAAACAGCAAGTGCACTCGATCCTGGGGTTTGATCGGAGAACAGGGAAGCAGCTCTGGAAGACAGACGTCAACCAGGGCGGTTTCCCCGAGAAAAATCACGAGAAGAACACCGAAGCGACACCCACCATCGCCAGTGATGGCGAGCGGGTGTTCGCGACGTTCTACCATCATGACAAGATCGAGTTACTGGCTCTCGATTTCGACGGTCAGTTGATCTGGAAGAAGGATGTCGGCCCGTTCTATCCGAAGATGTACGAATACGGATACGCCCCTTCACCGATCCTTTATCAGGACTCGGTGATCGTCGCAGCCGAATATGATGGTGATGCTTCGTTCCTCACGGCCTTCGACCGGAAGACCGGCGAACAACGCTGGCGAGCCGCTCGACCACGAATGGTGTCGTATTCGTCCCCGGTCATTGGCAATGTCGCGGGCAAGGATCAACTGCTGATCAGCGGAGCGCTCAAAGTCAGTTCCTACGATCCCGTCGATGGCAAGGCCCTGTGGTCAATCGAAGGGACGACCGCCGCAACGTGCGGAACAATGGTCTGGGAGGGAGACACCGTGTTCGCCAGTGGCGGATACCCGAAATCCGAGACCATCGCCGTGAAAGCGGACGGCAGCGGCAAGGTCGTCTGGAAGAACAACCAGAAGTGCTACGAGCAATCGATGCTCGCCCACAAAGGGTATCTCTACGCTCTGACCGACAACGGCATTCTATATTGCTGGCGGGCGTCTGACGGCAAGGAGATGTGGAAAGAGCGGCTGAAAGGTCCGATCAGCGCTTCTCCCGTGCTGGCGGGGGATCACATCTATTGGGCGAACGAACTCGGCACGATGTACGTCTTCCGTGCAAACCCCGACAAGTTTGAACTGGTCGCTGAAAATCAGATCGGCACAGACTCGTTCCCCAGCCCGGCAATCTGTGGCGGCCAGATCTTCCTGCGAGTCGCCACCGGGACGGGGACGGAGCGTCAGGAATGGCTCTATTGCTTTGCCAGACAGGACTGA
- a CDS encoding MMPL family transporter, producing MSEEVKEPRSKSVLTESLGSLTGLCARHAWWTIGIVVLSAVFCVYLTTQRLNFKTDRSDLINPEAGFYQRWINYTKDFGQFDDIIVVIESNRSEALKEAIDDVGSRLAGQPKLFSNVLYRIDPGKLPEKGLQYLPANTLANGLERLESFRPILNGNWGLITLDGVVTRLQSQLSRVKNDPEMEKQLLHHTDLLITSLQNTMQDGDRFTNPWPEILSVPDEMEEQGKQSDYMLNETGTMGFVMASAVQDKGSFEGPTLAIDAVRKLLADAQQKFPDVKFLLTGISVLENDEMRRSMADSTTASVISFVGVAILLFLGFRGFLHPFLGLFMLAVGMAWSFGYTTLMIGHLNILSVSFAAMLMGLGIDFAVHILSRYLELRHQGMGLIEAIVATTEGVGVGVVTGAVTTSLAFFCATMTDFLGVAELGVIAGGGILLCALAAFTVLPAAIAVADRRTELLELPKPFEARTLRAAILNYPWVILTASAVFLGFIGYRSFDWSGPVPKPLVVYDHNLLHLQAEGLESVEAQNHIFESSKHSLLYALSIADSPEEARELKKKFEQLPTVREVQELATRIPESLPEAKRLLIQGYHAQLSQLPAAPPEPQAAMPAANGRALEKLYDLLKSRRDPESQRIASSIDSILNALDEESLQRQMEFLGEFQYRMAYALLAQFQAIASASNPEPVTADDLPIELRSRFVSPQGKWLLQIFPKDQIWDMEPLQRFVHEVRTVDADATGTPLQNYEAARQIKRSYEICALYALGVILVTLVMDFSTRNQLFWTFFPPAVMALIAGILMVTGQLQYNPGLLLAVFTVMTLVLSLFLGRTAVMDTLLAMIPPMVGLGISCGVLVILNIPLNPANLIILPLILGIGVDNGVHIMHDFHSKPNEVYCPSPSTINAIVMTSTTTMVGFGSMMISAHRGLYSLGAVLTIGVGSCMFVSLIMLPSILCLFSRHRGLSTKGSRGEGVVDTEFDRDAAPVSVESSAINRLNQAARVA from the coding sequence ATGTCGGAAGAAGTCAAAGAACCCCGTTCAAAATCCGTTCTCACGGAATCACTTGGTTCCTTGACCGGTTTGTGTGCTCGTCACGCCTGGTGGACAATCGGGATCGTCGTCCTGTCGGCCGTGTTTTGCGTCTATCTCACGACGCAGCGACTGAATTTCAAGACAGACCGGTCCGATCTGATCAATCCCGAGGCGGGATTCTATCAGCGCTGGATTAATTACACCAAGGACTTCGGTCAATTCGACGACATCATCGTTGTCATCGAAAGCAATCGCAGCGAGGCGCTGAAGGAAGCCATCGACGATGTCGGTTCCCGTCTGGCCGGTCAACCGAAGTTGTTCAGTAACGTACTCTATCGGATTGATCCGGGGAAACTTCCAGAGAAGGGGCTGCAGTACCTCCCCGCGAATACCCTCGCCAACGGTCTGGAACGACTGGAGTCGTTCCGACCCATTCTCAACGGCAACTGGGGTCTGATTACGCTTGATGGTGTTGTCACACGTCTTCAAAGCCAATTGTCTCGGGTCAAAAACGATCCGGAAATGGAAAAACAACTCCTGCATCATACGGACCTGCTCATCACAAGTTTGCAGAACACGATGCAGGACGGTGACCGCTTTACGAATCCCTGGCCTGAAATTCTGTCCGTGCCGGACGAGATGGAAGAGCAGGGGAAGCAGTCTGATTATATGTTGAATGAGACAGGGACGATGGGGTTCGTCATGGCTTCGGCCGTGCAGGACAAGGGGTCCTTTGAGGGACCCACTCTTGCCATCGACGCTGTCCGGAAATTGCTGGCTGACGCCCAGCAGAAGTTCCCGGATGTGAAGTTCCTGCTGACCGGGATCTCGGTTCTCGAGAATGACGAAATGCGGCGGTCGATGGCTGACTCGACCACCGCCTCGGTCATTTCCTTCGTGGGTGTCGCCATTCTGCTGTTTCTCGGCTTCCGTGGATTTCTACATCCATTCCTCGGACTGTTTATGCTTGCGGTCGGGATGGCCTGGTCATTCGGCTACACGACGCTGATGATTGGCCACCTGAACATCCTGTCAGTGTCGTTCGCCGCGATGTTGATGGGGCTTGGAATCGACTTCGCCGTGCATATCCTGTCCCGCTATCTGGAGCTACGGCATCAGGGAATGGGTCTGATCGAGGCGATTGTGGCGACGACCGAGGGTGTCGGCGTCGGTGTTGTGACGGGGGCCGTGACCACATCGCTGGCGTTTTTCTGCGCCACGATGACCGACTTCCTGGGGGTTGCGGAACTGGGAGTGATCGCCGGGGGAGGCATTCTGCTGTGTGCACTGGCGGCGTTCACCGTTCTTCCCGCCGCCATCGCCGTGGCGGATCGTCGGACAGAACTGCTGGAACTGCCCAAGCCGTTCGAAGCACGAACTCTGCGTGCCGCCATTTTGAATTATCCCTGGGTCATCCTCACGGCGTCCGCAGTCTTCCTGGGTTTCATCGGTTATCGGAGCTTCGACTGGTCAGGGCCAGTACCGAAGCCACTCGTCGTTTATGATCATAATCTCCTGCACCTTCAGGCTGAAGGACTGGAATCGGTCGAAGCACAGAACCACATTTTCGAGTCTTCCAAGCATTCGCTGCTGTATGCCCTTTCCATTGCTGACTCTCCGGAGGAAGCGAGAGAACTCAAAAAGAAGTTTGAACAGCTGCCGACTGTTCGCGAAGTACAGGAACTTGCGACACGCATCCCGGAATCCCTGCCCGAGGCCAAACGGCTGCTCATTCAGGGCTACCATGCACAGTTGTCTCAACTTCCTGCGGCACCTCCTGAGCCCCAGGCGGCCATGCCCGCCGCGAATGGTCGAGCCCTGGAAAAACTCTATGATCTGCTCAAGTCGCGTCGTGACCCGGAATCGCAACGGATTGCCAGTTCGATCGACTCGATCTTGAATGCACTGGATGAAGAGTCGCTACAGCGACAAATGGAGTTCCTGGGCGAATTCCAGTATCGCATGGCCTACGCCCTTCTGGCACAGTTTCAGGCCATCGCTTCGGCTTCGAATCCCGAGCCCGTGACGGCAGACGATCTGCCGATCGAACTGAGGTCGCGATTTGTCAGTCCGCAGGGAAAATGGCTGTTGCAGATTTTTCCCAAGGATCAAATTTGGGATATGGAACCGCTGCAGCGATTCGTGCACGAAGTTCGGACAGTGGATGCCGACGCGACAGGAACGCCACTGCAGAATTACGAAGCAGCTCGTCAGATCAAGCGAAGCTATGAGATCTGTGCGTTGTATGCACTCGGTGTGATTCTCGTCACGCTGGTCATGGACTTTTCTACCCGAAATCAATTGTTCTGGACATTCTTCCCCCCTGCGGTGATGGCCCTCATCGCGGGAATTCTGATGGTGACGGGGCAGTTGCAGTACAACCCCGGCCTCCTTCTGGCGGTCTTTACTGTGATGACCCTGGTCCTCTCGCTCTTCCTGGGGCGGACGGCCGTCATGGATACGTTACTGGCGATGATTCCACCGATGGTGGGGTTGGGAATCAGTTGTGGTGTGCTGGTGATCCTCAACATTCCCCTCAATCCGGCGAACCTCATCATCCTGCCCCTCATTCTCGGAATCGGCGTGGATAATGGGGTGCACATCATGCATGACTTTCATTCGAAGCCGAATGAAGTGTACTGTCCGTCGCCGAGTACGATTAACGCCATCGTGATGACGTCCACCACGACGATGGTCGGTTTTGGAAGCATGATGATCTCGGCCCACCGCGGTCTGTACAGTCTGGGAGCCGTTCTGACGATCGGGGTCGGATCGTGCATGTTTGTCTCGCTGATTATGCTCCCTTCGATTCTGTGCCTGTTCTCACGTCATCGAGGCTTGTCGACGAAGGGGTCTCGTGGAGAAGGTGTGGTCGACACGGAGTTCGATCGGGATGCGGCCCCCGTCTCAGTCGAAAGCTCTGCAATAAACCGACTGAATCAGGCGGCCCGTGTGGCCTGA